The DNA segment ACTGGGATTACCTTCGGCATCAACCAGCTCATAATAATCTTCTGGCAAAACTGTATATCCAGCATTGTTCACCTCAGCATCATCAGACAATGAGAATGCCACATCAACATCTTGGGTATTGGACAATACACCACCCAATACGACACCCACACCAATACGCATACCTTCATCCATGATAAAAGTTCTGGCAATAGTTTCTTTGGGAAAGTAAACAGCTGTATAATCAAACTCATTTTCCACAAAGTCATCGTATCCACAAGAAGAGAAGGTCAGTCCGATGATGATCAAGGATACCATCATCTGGGATATTACTTTAAATCTATTATTATTCATCATCATTATATTTAATATTTTACCAACCTTGGTTTTGTTTCAAATTACTATTTAATATCAGCTCAGCATAGGGTAGTGGCAAATAACTATTTTTTGCTTCATAAGTTCGATTTTCAACTTCAACTTCTTGATATGAAAATGTTCCATCAGCATTTTTTGTTATTTTCATTCCTCTCACATCCTCCGTTGCCACGATATCATTCCAGCGACGCAAGTCATGAAACCGTTCTCCAGAGAAGCACATTTCAATACGTCGTTCATTTTTGAGCAAAGTTCTAAAGTCTGCACTATTTGCAGCAACCAAATCTAGGTACTCATCAGAAGTAATACCTGCTCTTTTTCGTACCTGTGCCAACGCATCTTTAGCAGAAAAATTATATCCAGCAGGAATTATATCTGGGCCAAAAGCCTCATTCGCTGCTTCAGCATAATTGAGATAAAGTTCTGTCAATCCCAATTGTACATATACTCTTGCAGCTGAAGTTGTTGCATTATCAACAGAAGGATCAAAATTCAACTTATTAAGAAATCTCTTTAAATAATAACCTGTACGCGTTCCTTCTGTACGCATGAAACCACCATAATTGTCTAAACCTCCCTCATAAATCTGCAATGAATCGTAGTCAGATCCTGTTTCAGAAGTAAAAGAACGATCAGTATTATAAAAAATAAATTTATAAAAGCGATCATCCCTAGAGGCATAAGGATTAGCAGGATCATACTCAACTGACATACTAATGGGATATCCTTTTGAATCAGGGAAAGCGTCTACTAGGTTTTGCGAAGGATTGACCTCGCCCTGCCCATATAAAGTAGGAGGATATAATCTTTCTTCCAGATCCTTCTTAAGGTTAGCATCTCTCAATCTCCAGATATGATCTACATTGGTTGTGGAAGTATAATCATAATCTTGTAAAGACTTTAAAGAACCACTATTTTGCATAATGGCCTCATGGGCCAATGCGGCTGCCTCTTCCCACTTAGATAAATCGTTTGTTGGATTAAAAGCGGGACTAGCGGCATACAAAGCCACTTTAGCCTTCAAGGCATAAGCTGCCAGACCACTGGCTCGTCCTATCTGCACATTACCTATGTATGCATCGCTACCTGAGTAAGTAAGCGGCAAGCTATCAATTGCCACGTCCAAATCAGCCATGATTTGTGCCACACAGTCATCATAAGAATCTCTTGATAAGGAAGCATACTCTTCGTCTTCTAGTATTTCATTAACAATAGGAAAACCAAGCATATTACCCTCGTTATCAGGACCTCCATAAACCTTAAGCAACTCCCACTCTGCCCAAGCCTTTAAAAAGAAGGCCTCTCCGTAATAGCGACGAATTACTGTTTCACTTATATCTTCAAATGCCTCACCATTGATATAGTACAGCCCTTTGTTATGGACAAGATCGATATACTGGAATATCTGACGCATGTTATCATACGATTGCTCCCAGGTATCAGAATAAGGATTGCTAGTAGGCCCCCAATAGCCGCTTCCCAGCGCAGATTCATTAGAATTTAGAACTGCATTATCCGTAAGGTACTCCCTAGAAAAATCAGTAAAATATTCATAATCATAGAAGCTATAAAGGTCATCAATCAGACCACGGGATCGTTGGCCAGAGGTAAGTACCACCTCTTCCTCTGTATACTGCTGATCATCCTCTAAAAAATCGCTACAACCCACTGTAACAAACAATAAAGCAATGACAGGAAAAATTATATAATTAAATTTCATCATTCTGTATTTTTAGCATTAACGAATTAAAACTTCAAAGTTGCACCTAGAACAAAACTTCTCATCATAGGGTACTCCGACACTCCAGCATTCATATCTTCAGGATCTAAATCCTTCACCTTACTGATTACAGCCAAGTTACTTCCTCGCACAAAAAGTTTTACATTAGAGAACAAGCTATTAGAAATAAAAGACTTTGGCAAAGTATAACCTAACTCGACATTTGATATTCTAAAATAACCACCATTTACCAGCCAGTAATCAGAATTTTCGTAGTTATTGTTACTTGTTAGAACACTCAGACGAGGATTCGCATTGCCATTGGGTAGATCTTTATTTACACTCGCATAATAATTACCCAGGCCACTATGTGTATAATAGTCGTATGATTTAAGGTTAATATCATAACCTGCGACACCATTACCCAAAACATCCAGATTAAAGCCTTTATATTCAAAACCAAATGCAATTCCGTAGTTAAATCGAGGTGTGCTATTCCCAATCTCCTTTTGATCCCTCGCATCAATGACGCCATCATTATTCTGATCA comes from the Saccharicrinis fermentans DSM 9555 = JCM 21142 genome and includes:
- a CDS encoding RagB/SusD family nutrient uptake outer membrane protein; this encodes MMKFNYIIFPVIALLFVTVGCSDFLEDDQQYTEEEVVLTSGQRSRGLIDDLYSFYDYEYFTDFSREYLTDNAVLNSNESALGSGYWGPTSNPYSDTWEQSYDNMRQIFQYIDLVHNKGLYYINGEAFEDISETVIRRYYGEAFFLKAWAEWELLKVYGGPDNEGNMLGFPIVNEILEDEEYASLSRDSYDDCVAQIMADLDVAIDSLPLTYSGSDAYIGNVQIGRASGLAAYALKAKVALYAASPAFNPTNDLSKWEEAAALAHEAIMQNSGSLKSLQDYDYTSTTNVDHIWRLRDANLKKDLEERLYPPTLYGQGEVNPSQNLVDAFPDSKGYPISMSVEYDPANPYASRDDRFYKFIFYNTDRSFTSETGSDYDSLQIYEGGLDNYGGFMRTEGTRTGYYLKRFLNKLNFDPSVDNATTSAARVYVQLGLTELYLNYAEAANEAFGPDIIPAGYNFSAKDALAQVRKRAGITSDEYLDLVAANSADFRTLLKNERRIEMCFSGERFHDLRRWNDIVATEDVRGMKITKNADGTFSYQEVEVENRTYEAKNSYLPLPYAELILNSNLKQNQGW